TCAGGTGTGTTGTCATTAGTTGTACACCCTAATAAAATGAACACGAATAAAACTGCTAGGTAATATCTTTTTCTCATTAAATTATCCTTATTATCTATGATATTTTAGTCTCACTTTCTATCTCGTATGAAATTAGGCTAGGCTCCCCCTCGATTAGATCAGTTACATTCTCTGCGAATTCTTTAAAATGTGGTTCGCCAAAATGAAGATCCAAATCCTCTCGACTTCTCCATTTCTCATAAAAAGTAAAAGAGTCTTGGTCAAAAGGATCCTGAAGAAATTCGTAGATTATGCAGCCCTCTTCATTTCTTGATTGAGGTATCGCATTTTGTGCAAGCCCGATCAACTCCTCTCTGAACTCTGGTTTGGTTTTAAATTTAGCTATCAGTATGAGCATTCGTTCTCCTTTACAAAATTAAATGTAGACCGTAGTATAGGCAATGCTAATTATACTTAAAAGTGAGATAAACTAAATTTACGAATGTTATTAATTTAGGAGGTATATATGTCTAGTGAAAAATATGAAAAGGGACTTTTAAAGTTAGAGGAAATCTCCCCTGGCGCAGCCGATAGAACAAAGGCAAGTTTGGAAGATATAGCGCCCGATATGGTGAAATATTTGATGGAGTTTGTATTTGGCGAAATATCCTCACGCCCTGGGCTCGATATGAGGGCGCGTGAGATTACAGCAGTGGCATCACTTGCAAGCTTGGGAACAGCTCCTAACCAATTAAAAGTTCATATTAAAGGAGCACTAAATTGTGGCTGTACAAGAGAGGAAATAGTTGAGGTATTAATGCAAGTTTTAGTATATGCCGGTTTCCCAGCTGCGCTTACAGGGCTCAGATTAGCAAAAGAAGTATTTAAAGAAATAGACGAAGCGTCCTAGGCTTTATATATTAACGCCCATCTGAAACCCGACAACTAGGGCATTTGGAATATCACCTGTACCGCCTGGTTTAATTACATATTGTATGTCAGGCTGTATGTTAAGCCATGGGGTGAGCTGAATCTTATACATCCACTCAAGGACCATCTCAAAATCCTCAGTCCCTGTAATTTCTGATGTTAGAGTAAACTCTGTTGGGGAGATTTTTGTTGACGAAATTTTATTTGAGTATTTACCATAAACAATCGCAAACCCGGCATAATCATTATTACGCCCTGGTATAAGTCCTTTATATACAACGCCGCCGTTCATAAAAAATGGGAAGGTGTTTATCTCACTATCGGGTGCAAAAAGAAGAGACACGAACGGATGAAGACCTTGATCCGTCCGGTTACCAAGCTGATCTTGTTCCCTGTATATCATTTGATCAAGCAAAATGTAAAATCCGTAATTTCCATCTTTTGGTGAATCGGGATCGGTAAAATTTGTAAAATCACCGCTTTGGTAGTAACCACCTATTTTGTAGTTTCCAGGAAGTCCTGTTGAGTTAAGGTAAGAATTTAGATGATAGCCAGCCTCAGCTATTACCAAATAAGGGCCGTCGAAACCAAAGTCTGCTCCATGGTGTTTATTTTTAGTCCTATCTGGGTTTGCATTGTACACTCCGGACATAATGTAGGAGTTTTTGGTCGGTCTGGTTTTTATCCGAGCGCCCCATGTGGCATTAGGATAAGCTGAGAAACCAACATTAAAAAATATACCGACCGGGTTACCATCAATTCCGTTTTGCACAAATAGCCAATATAGTGGGGAGGATAAAAACTCATCTCCACCAGCGATGCGCCCAAAACGGATATTTAACCTGTGGCCGAAAAACGCCTGCTGGTAGCTTAGATCAACAAGCTTAAATGTCCGGCCGCAGCATAGCTGAGCTACATCAAAAGTGTTACCTATATCTCTCTTGGTTAAACTTTTTCCACTTCTCTGAGAGGCTGAAATATGAAAACGCCCGCCATGCCAGCCAAAGAGCTTTCTTGTGTGAACTAATAAATCGAGGCCTATATTATGGAAATAGGCAAAACCTTTTCTTTTGCCGCCAACCGGGTTGCCCTGCACATCGGCCATATAAGTCATCGTCG
This genomic interval from Thermodesulfobacteriota bacterium contains the following:
- a CDS encoding carboxymuconolactone decarboxylase family protein, with product MSSEKYEKGLLKLEEISPGAADRTKASLEDIAPDMVKYLMEFVFGEISSRPGLDMRAREITAVASLASLGTAPNQLKVHIKGALNCGCTREEIVEVLMQVLVYAGFPAALTGLRLAKEVFKEIDEAS
- a CDS encoding carbohydrate porin, with protein sequence MCIIFIFAGYSQAQFEEDIPVAAGLDPNYVEYTESVPYYYRDLLPNLVFEIENYPSVREFSDIFIRNKDQEIFKRKFLTGDWGGFRTELRNKGIVPTMTYMADVQGNPVGGKRKGFAYFHNIGLDLLVHTRKLFGWHGGRFHISASQRSGKSLTKRDIGNTFDVAQLCCGRTFKLVDLSYQQAFFGHRLNIRFGRIAGGDEFLSSPLYWLFVQNGIDGNPVGIFFNVGFSAYPNATWGARIKTRPTKNSYIMSGVYNANPDRTKNKHHGADFGFDGPYLVIAEAGYHLNSYLNSTGLPGNYKIGGYYQSGDFTNFTDPDSPKDGNYGFYILLDQMIYREQDQLGNRTDQGLHPFVSLLFAPDSEINTFPFFMNGGVVYKGLIPGRNNDYAGFAIVYGKYSNKISSTKISPTEFTLTSEITGTEDFEMVLEWMYKIQLTPWLNIQPDIQYVIKPGGTGDIPNALVVGFQMGVNI
- a CDS encoding putative quinol monooxygenase; this encodes MLILIAKFKTKPEFREELIGLAQNAIPQSRNEEGCIIYEFLQDPFDQDSFTFYEKWRSREDLDLHFGEPHFKEFAENVTDLIEGEPSLISYEIESETKIS